The following are encoded together in the Parabacteroides chongii genome:
- the ileS gene encoding isoleucine--tRNA ligase: MSKKFTEYSKFDLSNVNKEVLKKWQDGDIFHKSLEIREGYPSFVFYEGPPSANGMPGIHHVIARSIKDIFCRYKTMKGYLVNRKAGWDTHGLPVELGVEKSMGITKEDIGKKISVADYNAACRRDVMKFTKEWEDLTDKMGYWVDMENPYITYDNRYIETLWYLLKELYKKGLLYKGYTIQPYSPAAGTGLSSHELNQPGCYRDVKDTTCTAQFRILDPKPEMAQFGEPFFLAWTTTPWTLPSNTALCVGPNFTYVAVQTYNPYTGMPMTAVLAKDLLNVYFNPKAADLELADYKIGDKLVPFKVVGEWKGPELAGMHYEQLIPWVNPGEGAFRVITGDYVTVEDGTGIVHIAPTFGADDDRVAKASGVPPLMMVDKDGNNRPMVDMTGKFYLMEDLDPKFVQTRMNAADYDPFEGKFVKNAYDPEKTDKDETLDVEICMMLKVQNRVFRIEKQIHNYPHCWRTDKPVLYYPLDSWFIRTTACRDRMIELNNTINWKPQSTGTGRFGKWLENLQDWNLSRSRYWGTPLPIWRTEDGTEEKCIGSVEELYNEIEKAVEKGYMESNPYKDRGFNPGEYNKDNYEKIDLHRPYVDEVILVSESGKPMKRETDLIDVWFDSGAMPYAQIHYPFENKELLDSREVYPADFIAEGVDQTRGWFFTLHALATMVFDSVAYKAVVSNGLVLDKNGNKMSKRLGNAVDPFSTIEQYGSDPLRWYMITNASPWDNIKFDIDGMDEVRRKFFGTLYNTYSFFALYANVDGFDYSQPDVPLNERPEIDRWILSLLNTLVKDVDGYYDTYEPTRAGRAISEFVNDNLSNWYVRLNRRRFWGGGMTTDKLSAYQTLYTCLETVAKLMSPIAPFYGDQLFSDLIAVTGRETVESVHLSDFPKYDEALIDKDLEERMRMAQDVSSMVLALRRKVNIKVRQPLQTIMVPVADAHQQESIEAVKNLILNEVNVKELKFVDNAAGILVKRIKPDFKKLGPRYGKIMKSLAAAIQGMSQENILAFEAAGTFTLNVEGQDATVELADVEIISEDIPGWLVANEGRLTVALDITVTESLRKEGLARELVNRIQNLRKSNGYDITDKINVTVLSSDEMDDAIKEFNEYIANQVLAVSVEITEHAISDATVLDFEDFNLSVRIEKE, from the coding sequence ATGAGTAAGAAATTTACCGAATACTCTAAGTTCGACTTGTCGAACGTCAATAAAGAGGTGTTGAAGAAATGGCAGGATGGCGACATCTTCCATAAGAGTCTTGAAATCCGTGAAGGATACCCCTCGTTTGTATTTTATGAAGGTCCGCCTTCTGCAAACGGAATGCCGGGTATTCACCATGTTATTGCTCGTTCGATTAAAGATATTTTCTGCCGTTACAAGACCATGAAAGGATATCTGGTGAACCGTAAGGCAGGATGGGATACTCACGGCCTGCCGGTTGAGCTGGGCGTAGAGAAATCTATGGGTATAACCAAGGAAGATATCGGTAAGAAGATTTCTGTCGCTGACTATAACGCAGCTTGCCGCCGCGATGTGATGAAGTTTACCAAAGAATGGGAAGACCTCACCGACAAGATGGGCTACTGGGTGGATATGGAAAACCCGTATATCACTTACGATAACCGTTACATCGAAACATTGTGGTATTTGCTGAAAGAATTATATAAGAAAGGTTTACTGTACAAGGGATATACTATCCAGCCGTATTCACCGGCTGCCGGGACAGGTCTTAGCTCACACGAGTTGAACCAGCCGGGTTGCTACCGTGACGTGAAGGATACCACTTGTACGGCACAATTCCGTATACTTGATCCGAAGCCGGAAATGGCGCAGTTCGGCGAACCGTTTTTCCTGGCTTGGACAACTACTCCGTGGACATTGCCTTCCAATACGGCTCTTTGCGTAGGCCCGAATTTTACCTATGTGGCTGTTCAGACTTACAATCCCTACACGGGAATGCCGATGACGGCTGTATTGGCAAAAGATCTGTTGAATGTTTATTTCAATCCGAAAGCGGCTGATCTTGAATTGGCAGACTATAAGATCGGCGATAAACTGGTTCCTTTCAAAGTCGTAGGCGAATGGAAAGGGCCGGAACTGGCCGGCATGCACTACGAACAGTTGATCCCATGGGTTAATCCGGGTGAAGGTGCTTTCCGTGTAATTACAGGCGATTATGTAACCGTTGAAGATGGTACCGGTATCGTTCATATTGCTCCGACATTCGGTGCAGACGACGACCGTGTGGCGAAAGCCAGTGGCGTGCCTCCTTTGATGATGGTTGATAAGGATGGTAATAATCGTCCTATGGTGGATATGACCGGTAAGTTTTATCTGATGGAAGACCTTGATCCTAAGTTCGTACAGACTCGTATGAATGCAGCCGATTATGACCCGTTCGAAGGTAAGTTCGTAAAGAATGCCTACGATCCGGAAAAAACGGATAAAGATGAAACATTAGATGTGGAGATATGTATGATGTTGAAGGTACAGAACCGTGTGTTCCGTATCGAAAAGCAGATACACAACTATCCGCACTGCTGGCGTACCGACAAACCGGTATTATACTATCCGCTGGATAGCTGGTTTATCCGTACCACTGCCTGCCGCGACCGTATGATCGAACTGAACAATACGATCAACTGGAAACCGCAGAGTACCGGTACAGGCCGCTTCGGTAAATGGTTGGAAAACCTGCAGGACTGGAACCTGAGCCGCAGCCGTTACTGGGGAACTCCGCTGCCTATCTGGCGTACGGAAGACGGTACGGAAGAAAAGTGTATCGGTTCGGTAGAAGAACTGTACAATGAAATAGAGAAAGCCGTTGAGAAAGGATATATGGAATCGAATCCGTATAAGGACAGAGGTTTCAATCCGGGCGAATACAATAAGGACAATTACGAAAAGATCGACCTGCACCGTCCGTATGTGGATGAGGTGATCCTTGTTTCTGAAAGCGGCAAGCCGATGAAACGTGAAACCGACCTGATCGACGTTTGGTTCGACTCGGGTGCGATGCCTTATGCACAGATCCATTATCCGTTCGAGAATAAGGAGTTACTGGATAGTCGCGAGGTATATCCGGCTGACTTTATCGCCGAAGGTGTAGACCAGACGCGTGGCTGGTTCTTTACCCTGCATGCACTGGCAACGATGGTGTTCGACAGTGTGGCTTATAAAGCGGTTGTGTCTAATGGTCTTGTATTGGATAAGAACGGTAACAAGATGTCCAAACGTCTGGGCAATGCCGTCGATCCGTTCTCTACGATCGAACAGTATGGTTCTGATCCGTTGCGCTGGTATATGATCACCAATGCGTCTCCGTGGGATAATATCAAGTTCGATATCGACGGAATGGATGAAGTGCGCCGTAAATTCTTCGGTACATTATATAATACATATTCATTCTTTGCCCTGTATGCAAATGTGGACGGCTTCGATTACTCACAGCCGGATGTTCCTCTGAACGAACGCCCGGAAATCGACCGCTGGATCCTTTCTTTGCTGAATACACTGGTGAAAGATGTAGACGGATACTATGATACCTACGAACCGACCCGTGCGGGACGTGCTATCTCTGAATTTGTAAACGACAACCTGAGTAACTGGTACGTACGCCTGAACCGCCGCCGTTTCTGGGGGGGAGGCATGACAACGGATAAATTGTCTGCTTACCAGACTTTATATACTTGCCTGGAAACAGTAGCCAAGCTGATGTCTCCGATCGCTCCGTTCTATGGCGACCAGCTGTTCAGTGACCTGATTGCCGTTACCGGACGTGAAACAGTGGAATCCGTACACCTGTCGGACTTCCCGAAATATGATGAAGCATTGATCGACAAGGATTTGGAAGAACGTATGAGGATGGCACAGGATGTGTCTTCTATGGTACTAGCTCTGCGTCGTAAAGTAAATATCAAAGTTCGCCAGCCGCTGCAGACCATCATGGTGCCTGTTGCCGATGCTCACCAGCAGGAAAGCATCGAGGCGGTAAAGAACCTGATCCTGAACGAAGTGAATGTGAAGGAACTGAAGTTTGTCGATAACGCTGCCGGTATCCTGGTGAAACGTATCAAGCCGGACTTTAAGAAGTTAGGCCCGCGTTACGGTAAGATCATGAAGAGCCTGGCTGCCGCTATCCAGGGCATGAGCCAGGAAAATATCCTTGCTTTCGAAGCTGCCGGTACATTCACGCTGAATGTGGAAGGACAGGATGCAACGGTCGAACTGGCTGATGTGGAAATCA